From Haloarcula sp. CBA1127, a single genomic window includes:
- a CDS encoding BGTF surface domain-containing protein, whose product MWTESTTTVSRTAPTDKLRSLFLTALVVASVVAGTVAVSGTAAAAGNISVEQAVEYSAASGGSTVELALNESVTNGLDGTGELALYLDGDEVSGTLVDGIDADGTSGRVEIDLTEDVAPNRNLSVKLTDFGSGSVTATDISVTSKTITPASDGGSDANVYHGEVIAIEDTDANTDTNLLVEADGGSVVLDGSYADNSQVYTVDTGDIVTGQRYDVTSGSDVAGFRINDLDLTVEVSDTNVTDEDTITADVTAIRGGTAATATLTDGDGDEVATAVGTLDGTEAVEFDFGSQSAGDGPYTVSVTDNQSGLAVTSAQITVTEAQEGEVRFEDSVVSDERGDVVSLTYQLENTDDGYVVIGDESENNYAISGQITDDDGDGEVTVLFNSYLAGVPNSGNASISASDVLSVSGDDEISGVSERGSFARADLTAETLDATSYTMNATAGTSRSDDPDSVGTLRLEARSTEHVQSWVAPKDADLTDEDVGIYDRVGTTLTQSTEVADGDIVVHRITASGIEGAIDYRTDVKGASDTTAAFLQATGDGDAFNIWVNRTNVGANTDEDPMHLNDSNVVVVDDPDNDTYFVAVELSNVNYQSGAPVRVDGDDEITTTFSVSDATGLSDDTDGGTASYTITDRDAGLGTTDGRVTVEAAENQSVSGTTTIAPGSDVKVSLASESEANPFIHRPGATVTSSGTFTATADMGEYAAGVNFTADVLDVGGDSFAADKDGRIVSVATANNSVESASANVNSTGEPTDQPTDEPTERASEEPSTAVSDEATAASTAEQTTVARTDTATEVATTPASGPGFTVAVALIALVAAALLTVRRNV is encoded by the coding sequence ATGTGGACAGAGAGCACGACAACCGTATCGAGAACAGCACCGACCGACAAACTCCGGAGCCTGTTTCTCACGGCGCTGGTGGTGGCGTCGGTGGTCGCCGGTACCGTCGCCGTCTCCGGGACAGCGGCCGCCGCCGGTAACATCAGCGTCGAGCAGGCTGTAGAGTACTCGGCAGCCAGCGGGGGCAGTACGGTCGAGTTGGCGCTGAACGAATCCGTCACGAACGGTCTCGACGGGACCGGCGAACTCGCGCTCTACCTCGACGGCGACGAGGTTTCTGGCACGCTTGTCGACGGCATCGACGCGGACGGAACCAGCGGCCGCGTCGAGATCGATCTCACCGAGGACGTGGCGCCGAACCGGAATCTGTCGGTGAAGCTCACCGACTTCGGAAGCGGCTCCGTCACCGCGACGGACATCAGCGTGACCTCGAAGACGATCACACCGGCCTCTGACGGCGGCTCCGACGCGAACGTCTATCACGGCGAGGTCATCGCCATCGAAGACACGGACGCCAATACCGACACGAACCTGCTCGTTGAGGCCGACGGTGGGAGCGTCGTCCTCGACGGCAGCTACGCCGACAACAGCCAGGTCTACACCGTCGACACTGGTGACATCGTTACCGGGCAGCGCTACGACGTGACATCCGGGTCCGATGTGGCCGGGTTCCGCATCAATGACCTCGACCTCACCGTCGAGGTGAGCGACACCAACGTCACCGACGAGGACACCATCACCGCCGACGTGACTGCTATCCGCGGCGGCACCGCGGCGACCGCGACGCTGACCGACGGCGACGGCGACGAGGTCGCGACCGCGGTCGGGACTCTCGACGGTACGGAGGCCGTCGAGTTTGACTTCGGCAGCCAGTCGGCCGGCGACGGACCGTACACGGTCAGCGTCACGGACAACCAGAGCGGTCTCGCGGTCACCTCGGCGCAGATCACCGTCACCGAAGCACAGGAGGGAGAGGTGCGCTTCGAGGACAGCGTCGTCTCTGACGAGCGCGGCGACGTGGTCAGCCTCACGTACCAGTTAGAGAACACGGACGACGGCTACGTCGTCATCGGCGACGAGAGCGAGAACAACTACGCCATCTCCGGCCAGATCACCGACGACGACGGTGACGGCGAAGTCACCGTCCTGTTCAACAGCTACCTCGCCGGCGTCCCCAACAGCGGGAACGCGAGCATCTCGGCGAGCGACGTCCTCAGCGTCTCGGGCGACGACGAGATCAGCGGCGTCAGCGAGAGGGGATCGTTCGCACGAGCCGACCTCACGGCCGAGACGCTGGACGCGACCAGCTACACGATGAACGCGACCGCGGGCACGAGTCGGAGCGACGACCCCGACTCTGTCGGGACGCTCCGGCTGGAAGCGCGCTCGACCGAACACGTCCAGAGTTGGGTCGCCCCGAAAGACGCCGACCTCACGGACGAGGACGTCGGCATCTACGACCGCGTCGGCACGACTCTCACGCAGTCGACCGAAGTCGCAGACGGTGACATCGTCGTCCACCGGATCACCGCCTCCGGTATCGAGGGTGCGATCGACTACCGGACGGACGTCAAGGGCGCAAGCGACACCACGGCCGCGTTCCTCCAGGCTACCGGGGACGGGGACGCGTTCAACATCTGGGTCAACCGAACGAACGTCGGCGCAAACACCGACGAGGACCCGATGCATCTCAACGACAGTAACGTGGTCGTGGTCGATGATCCCGACAACGACACGTACTTCGTCGCCGTCGAACTGTCGAACGTGAACTATCAGAGCGGAGCACCGGTCCGTGTGGACGGCGATGACGAGATCACGACGACCTTCTCGGTCTCGGACGCCACCGGCCTGAGCGACGATACCGACGGGGGGACAGCCAGCTACACGATTACGGACCGCGACGCTGGACTCGGCACGACCGATGGACGCGTGACCGTCGAAGCCGCCGAGAACCAGTCCGTCTCGGGTACAACGACGATTGCGCCCGGTTCGGACGTCAAGGTCAGCCTCGCCTCCGAGAGCGAGGCGAATCCGTTCATCCACCGTCCCGGGGCCACTGTCACGTCGAGCGGGACGTTCACCGCTACGGCCGATATGGGCGAGTACGCCGCCGGTGTGAACTTCACCGCGGACGTTCTCGACGTGGGCGGTGACAGCTTTGCCGCCGACAAAGACGGGCGCATCGTCTCGGTGGCCACCGCGAACAACTCCGTCGAGTCTGCGAGCGCGAACGTCAACAGCACTGGGGAGCCGACCGACCAGCCGACTGACGAGCCAACCGAACGGGCGTCGGAAGAACCGAGCACGGCGGTGAGCGACGAAGCGACCGCAGCATCAACCGCGGAACAGACCACGGTTGCACGCACCGATACGGCGACAGAAGTCGCCACTACACCCGCGTCCGGTCCGGGCTTTACCGTAGCCGTCGCGCTCATTGCGCTCGTCGCCGCGGCGCTCCTCACCGTCCGACGAAACGTCTGA
- a CDS encoding homoserine kinase, producing MLTVRAPATSANLGSGFDVFGVALERPADVVRLEKADRVTIEMTGAGSQYIPEDPDKNTVGAVADALDAPARIQIDKGVRPASGLGSSAASAAAAAVGLNELYDRGYSREELVPIAAKGEAVVSGDAHDDNVAPSIMGGFTIATEKGVTQVDADIPLVACLPDIVVSTRDARNVVPETARVDQMVETVGNAAALTTGMHRDDPELVGQGMHDTVVTPARAKLIDGYEQVREAALAAGATGVTISGAGPTVIAACAEEDRRKIASTMLDAFGERGVDARVYQTRIGGGAEIF from the coding sequence ATGCTGACAGTCCGGGCGCCGGCTACCAGTGCAAACCTCGGGAGCGGCTTCGACGTGTTCGGCGTCGCACTGGAGCGTCCGGCCGACGTCGTCCGTCTGGAGAAAGCCGACCGGGTCACCATCGAAATGACCGGCGCTGGCAGCCAGTACATTCCGGAGGACCCCGACAAGAACACCGTCGGCGCGGTCGCTGACGCACTTGATGCGCCGGCACGCATTCAGATAGACAAGGGCGTCCGCCCCGCGTCAGGGCTGGGTTCCTCCGCGGCCAGCGCCGCCGCGGCGGCCGTCGGGCTGAACGAGCTGTACGACCGCGGCTACTCACGCGAGGAACTGGTCCCCATCGCCGCCAAGGGCGAGGCCGTCGTCTCCGGGGACGCCCACGACGACAATGTCGCCCCCTCGATAATGGGCGGGTTCACCATCGCGACCGAGAAGGGCGTCACGCAGGTTGATGCCGACATCCCGCTCGTGGCGTGTCTGCCCGATATCGTGGTTTCGACGCGGGATGCTCGGAACGTCGTCCCGGAGACCGCCCGCGTCGACCAGATGGTAGAGACGGTCGGCAACGCTGCGGCGCTAACAACCGGGATGCACCGCGACGACCCCGAGCTCGTCGGCCAGGGGATGCACGACACCGTCGTGACGCCGGCCCGTGCGAAACTCATCGACGGCTACGAACAGGTCCGCGAGGCTGCACTGGCGGCCGGTGCCACCGGCGTCACTATCTCCGGAGCCGGCCCGACCGTCATCGCCGCGTGTGCAGAGGAGGACCGCCGGAAGATCGCGAGTACGATGCTCGATGCCTTCGGCGAGCGCGGGGTCGACGCCCGCGTCTATCAGACGCGTATCGGCGGCGGCGCGGAGATCTTCTGA